GAGGCATTACTGTCAAAACCCGTTGGTGAGCTTCTTTAATGTAGTTGCCCAGTCGTTGCTCTTTTTGCTGCTGAATTTCTTTGGCAGTAGTAAATCCCCACTCTTTAGCCACACTTTCAGCAATTCGCTGCACCTTTTTACTGATAAAGTGGTCTTTGTATGCTTTCCCGTCAAAATCTATACGATTGACATAGATGTGCAGGTGCTTGTGCTTCTCATCGGTATGCAGAAAAGAAATAAATTGATGATCGTCCAATTTCATTCGCTTCAGAAAGTCTCCGGCCAGTTTTGCAAAATCCGAGTTGCTAAGTTTATCACCGTCAGGAATGGATGGACTTAAAACCATGGAAAAAGTATTCTTCCCGCACTTGGAATTCAGGTTCTGAAAGATCCTGAACTCCGTTGCAATTTCCCTGGGAGTTTCGCCTGCAACTTTATTCCGGCTGATCTCCTTGGCTCCGGGCTTTTTCATGGCGTAATTGACAGCATTAACCGTATGTGAGATGCTTTTTGCTTTTCCGATCATTGTTCAAACTTTCCAAGGTGGATTTTAATCAGTTTAATAACTTCTTCCAGTTCCCGGAGAATGGTTTCGTTCTTATTAAAATGTTTGCTTCTTACCAGGTTCCCGATGGCCGTAAAATTGCGATGGTAGGTGTGCAGGTTTTTGTACACCTCCAATTCTTCGGGAGAAAACCGTAAAGTTACTTTCATGTTCAGTGATGCCCGTCGGGCAAATTCACTGGTACCTAATCCACATTCCTGTGCTGCCAATGTGATGGCTTTTTTCTCGATATTACTTACTCTAAACGAGATATATTTAGTACGAACTCTCATAATTTTTAAACTTTAAAATTGTAAATATTACCTGCGCTGTGCGCCTCTTTGCGAGCCTGGGAGCAAAGCGAGAGATGCCCATGGTGCAACCTGGGCACCTCTCGACATGGCTTACCACGGAGACCTCCGCAGACGTTGGTTTCGGGCTATCAACAGCTGATTCAGATCTTTTGTGTTTTTATAGATGGCCGACATATCGACACTGTTCGTTAGATCGGCCAATAACTGTTTGGTCGCTTTTTTACCAGCTGAATCATTATCGAGATAGAGACCAACTTTGGGATAAGTTTGGGCAATACTATGGATACGGTTCATAAACGAAACAGAGTTCAATACCAAAAAATCTGATTGGCGTGGTAAGCCAGGATAAAGCATTAGCAAACTAAAAAAATCAAACATGCCTTCGGTAACACTCAACAATTGTTTACCTGTAGTGAAATAGGAAAAGTCTTTTGGTGCTGCGGCATTTTTATAATACGGATTTCGAAGTTCCCAGCCTCCAGAAACATTTTCCAAACCTAAAGCGAAGTATCGTTTTTGATTCATTGAATAATGAACCTGACTGGCAAATCGTGCTGCAGTTTTTATATCTATTTTTCTTTGCAACAAATATTTGATTAATGCCGGGTGTCGAATGGGGAGGATCTTATCAATCTGGATTGCCGGTTCAGGCGTTGGCGTAACCATATTATTCTGCTGCTGAAAAGAGAAAGATGGAATGTTTTTAGCCAGAATCGCAAGCGCATCACTAACGCTGCAGTTGTTATTCATTTCGATTAACAGATCGATAATATTTCCGCCCTTGCCAATTCCATGATCGTACCAGCGGTTAAGAACTTTGGAAACCTTAAATGATGCTTCACTTTCCTTTCTAATTGGACTAAGGTACCAGGCTGAATGTTGGTTTTCTTTTACCGGTGAATGGCCGGATCTTTTCAGAAATTCTGTAATCGGAATTTCACGAGCCGTATCGCATTGTAGTTTAGAAAATCTCATATTTCATCTTTTCCTGTTTTCTGACAACATCTTGTTGAACTCACCTTCTATTTCCAGCTCCTCCTTGGAAATGCCCATTAGCCAGAGATCTATGTCTTTTTTATAAAAGAACTTTTGCCGGATGTTGGCATTAGTGCCGGTGGGAATAAGTTTTTTACTGAGCAGTTTGTAAATTTTGCTTTTGGATAGGCCGGTGTACTGAGCCAGTTCTTCAACATTAAAAACAGTTTTGTTCTCTGCCAGTAGGGTTTTAATTTGTTTCAGTTCGCTAAGAACCTGTTTTGATAGAAATACTTGATTTTCCATAGGTGACATATTTATTAATGTGTAATGACGCTTGATGCGAGAAAATCTCATCAGCAA
Above is a genomic segment from uncultured Draconibacterium sp. containing:
- a CDS encoding relaxase/mobilization nuclease domain-containing protein, producing MIGKAKSISHTVNAVNYAMKKPGAKEISRNKVAGETPREIATEFRIFQNLNSKCGKNTFSMVLSPSIPDGDKLSNSDFAKLAGDFLKRMKLDDHQFISFLHTDEKHKHLHIYVNRIDFDGKAYKDHFISKKVQRIAESVAKEWGFTTAKEIQQQKEQRLGNYIKEAHQRVLTVMPRDIDDYAQLMEEYGIQTHRRIASDGKVVGLKFQIGEETIKGSSVGREFSAAKLQKQILQNYEMMYRAEREKQRRQQQQNRPSRDFGISF
- a CDS encoding toprim domain-containing protein, whose translation is MRFSKLQCDTAREIPITEFLKRSGHSPVKENQHSAWYLSPIRKESEASFKVSKVLNRWYDHGIGKGGNIIDLLIEMNNNCSVSDALAILAKNIPSFSFQQQNNMVTPTPEPAIQIDKILPIRHPALIKYLLQRKIDIKTAARFASQVHYSMNQKRYFALGLENVSGGWELRNPYYKNAAAPKDFSYFTTGKQLLSVTEGMFDFFSLLMLYPGLPRQSDFLVLNSVSFMNRIHSIAQTYPKVGLYLDNDSAGKKATKQLLADLTNSVDMSAIYKNTKDLNQLLIARNQRLRRSPW
- a CDS encoding helix-turn-helix domain-containing protein; protein product: MENQVFLSKQVLSELKQIKTLLAENKTVFNVEELAQYTGLSKSKIYKLLSKKLIPTGTNANIRQKFFYKKDIDLWLMGISKEELEIEGEFNKMLSENRKR